The DNA segment TCCAGTATTAACATAATTGTTTAAAATATATGTCATATAAGACTGTTTCAAAGAAAATGCTCTTCTTTTTGCAAGTATATTTCTATTATAAAATTGTGGTTGCAAACTTTTACTTGCAGTCGTCCCTTTTGTACAAGCACCTAAATATTTTGTATCCCCTTCAGATATTTTATGAGCATTTCCACTTATAACTTTCTCCACAATTGTTTTATAATCTTCAAGAATTATTTCTAAATCTTTAGAACATATTTCGCTATAAATATCATATAAATTTACATAATCTATACTGTGATTCGTTCTAGGTTCAGTTTTAATTCTATGATACCAAATCATTAGAATAAGCTTTATTTTATTTTCCAAATGTGAGCCTTTAAACTCGATATCAATGGGTTTATCATTTGGTATCATTGTGATAACAAGTCGTTCACCTGCTTTTATACCTTTAGTTGTTTTTTCATATGGTGTAGCTTTAAGTTCCATACCAACCTTATAAAAATCGGGGGTCGAATCACTGTTAGGTTTATATAAATAATAATGTTCCTCTAATAAATTTCCTAAATTTCCTTTACTTCTAGGATTATTATAATACTCAATTTTTTCATCTAATAATACATCAGAAAATACTTTACTTAATACATCAGCAAAACTTAACCCAATAAGTTCATTAGAATATCTAAAAATATCTTTTATACTGGAATCATCATATGGTAAATTTTTCATATTTTTCCTCATTTATAACACATAGTACATCTTCAACTTTACAATCTAAAGCCAAGCAAATCTTTGCAATATTCTTTAAAGATATATACTCATTCTTACCCATATTTGCTATGCAATTTGATGTTAAACTTGCTTTTTCTAATAAATCTTTTTTCTTCATATTTCTTGATTTCAAAAGATTCCATAACGGCTCATACGATATGTTCATACTATCCTCTCTTACCTTTTTATCTTGCTTAATTATAACAAAAACTTGAGTTTTCTCAAGTTTCATTATCGGTTATATTAACATTTCATCGAACATATCATTCAAAAGATTACAAGGACTATTTAAGTATTCGTTATATACTATATCTTTTACAATAACTGTTCCAATATTTCCTATATTGACTTGTTCCATCATTAATGTAAAACCGGGTCTATCAAATCTTGTTCCACTTGTACCATCATCTGTAAAGTGAATGATATTATCTTAATCATTTTTAATTGCATATTCTTCAAGTATTTTCTTTTGGTTAGAAATACTATGTCCATACTAACAACCCTTATGGTCCAAAGAACAAGATTCACTCCTATGACTCCAAATGACTTCTTTTCCCATTTCTTGTAAGTAAGCTTCCCAATCAGTAAAAACAGTTCCATCTTCTCTCACCAAAGCCGGTAAGCCAATATCATGAATAGCTTTTAAATGATCAAAGACGGCTTCTTTATCTCTTAAAATCAAAAATTCTTTTAGGGTTTTCAAAGAAGTGTTAATATCCAAAAATTCATATTTCACACCATAGTAATCAAAGTTTTCTTTACACGCCACACAATCCGAACACATTTCACTACCATAAATTTTAAACATGATTCCCCCTATCAGCATTGACCAACACATTATAAATCAATTTATACCAAAATAGAGAGGGCAAAACAAGCAAGAGAATTAGAATTGATTAGAAAATAACAATATTTTTGTTAATATCCTGTATCTTGTCTTTAACACTTTCAAGAGAGTAAAAAGTCGCAGAAGTCCTTTATTTAAAGGCTTTTAATGACTTTTTATTTTTGTGGCTGATAGGCGTATATTATTTGCTTTCTTTATTTCTCCTAAAACATAAATATTATGCTTTATACCCCTCAGTAGCCTCTTTTATCATCCTATCATACCAGTCTGTCGTCTCTAATGGCATTTCATGATACTTATCAAACACTTCATACAAATACTTATCCTTAACTTTGTTTTCTATTATCTTCTTAAGAGAATCTGTATTGCAATACAGTCAATATAGTAGGCACAAATTTATAGAAAATAATTCAGCTTTATACTCATTGGGTGTCATATAACCGATTACACCAGAATGAAAAATCAATCCATATTGAATATTTCGTTTACTATATGCTTTATGAAATGCAGTCATGGTTAAATTTACATCATGTTTTGATGATATATGCCCGCCGATGATTTTCCTTGAAAACAGATCCCATGGCAATACAAAGATAGCACCATTTGCCAGATACCTTAATATGGTGATGTCTTATAGGTTTGTCTGTAGACAATTTAGGTAAATCCATGGAACGCATCAGTCGATACACTCTTCCAACACTGATGTTTATTGCACTTAAGGAAATACTGTACTCACGGCTGAGCTGTGATTGAGATTTGCCATTTTGATGAAGGGATACGATGGACTTTTAAAGTCCTCATCATAACGATTGTTAGGCATGAAATACTCCTTTCTTTTTGTCTACTTTATTAGTATAGATTCAATTATCCCTGAACATTCATAATCTAAATGAAATCAAACAAAGTATATTGAAAATGTTTTTTATATCTGTTATTCTGAAACAAATAAATTAATTTCTTTGAAATTATGAGGGGCGTAGATATGAACACTATTAAAAAAAGAAGAAATATTAACTTTTTTAAAAGATAACTTAGTAATTTTCGATGAGAGTATAGATGAAAAGAAGATATCTAAATATGTTATAAACAAATCCAAATATAGCAGAAATCAGCTGTTAATTACAGATGCATCAAGCTATAAATGTAATCTTCGATGTGTTTATTGCATGCAACAAAATACTTTTAAAGATGTAAAGGAAATAAGTGTTAAAGAAAGAGTAGATATTTGGCAAAATCTAATAGAAGCAAGTGGTCTTCAAAGTGCTACAATTGTTTTATTTGGAGGCGAACCTTTCTTAAACTTGAATTATGTTAATAATTTATTAACAGAAGCAACAAATAGGAATTTGCCGATTGATTACTATAGTGCAGTTACTAACGGGGTTAATTTAGATGCAAATTCTATTGAACTATTGACTAAGTTTCCATTTTCTAAATACAGATAACACTAGATGGAACTGAAAGAATACATGATACCAGAAGATACCTGAAAAACAAAGTAGGAAGTTTTAAAACAATAATTGCAAATTTGCATACTATTTTTAATCATACAAAAATTAACATAATTATTAATAGCGTTTTAGATAAAGGAAATTTAAATGATTATATAGAGATGATTACATTCCTTTTAGAGGAATTCCCATCTGAGATAAAGACAGGAAGAATGATATTTAATGTCGGAAGAGAATGCCACCCGGTATTTAAATCGAAATATACAAATGAAAATATCTTGGAGGAAAAAGAGTATGCTAAGGTGGTTTATGATGCGATAGATTTTTTAATTGAAAATAACTGTGAAATCAACCAATTAAAGCCATCACCTATATGTATGCGATTATCTGAAAATGATATTATGGTTTCACCTGATGGTAGCTTATACAAATGTATATCAGGATTAGGCATGGATAAGTTTAAATTAATAAGCAAAGATGATTTTTTGGAAAAGCCGTATATGTATACCTTAATGCAAAGCCAATGGTGTGAAAAGGATGTGGATATGGAATGTGAAAATTGTCCGTATTTATTTTTATGCAATGGGGGTTGTTCCTATAATGCTTTTATCCAAGGCACCAAAAAGGAATGCAATAAAGAGTATTTGAGCGCCTCTATCGATAGATTAATTTTAGCAATGGGAAACTATTTGGAAAGAAAAGGGGAACTTGTCGAATGGAATATGTAAAGTTAGAACGTTGTTCCAAGAGGTTTGATAATCAGCCGGTTTTAAAAGAAATTTCCTATTCTTTTTTTACAGGTGGATATTGCATTAGTGGAGAGAATGGTAGTGGGAAAAGCACACTATTAAAAATGATGATGGGCTTAATCTTACCGGATACGGGACAGGTAACTGTCATCACAGAAAAGAGTGATCATTTAAGTACTACGGTCAAATCTCAAATCGGGTATATGTTTGCAAGTGAGAGGACACTATACTATAAATTGACCGCAAGAGAAAATTTAGAAATGATGGGCTCTATCTATGGTATGAAAGCTGAGAAATTAAAAGAAAGAGTCGGTGAAGTTTTAAAATTAGTAGAATTAGAAGATAATAAAAAATATATTGAAACGTATTCTACAGGTATGAAAAAGAGATTAATGTTGGCCAGAGCTATCTTACATAATCCCAAAGTTTTATTCCTGGATGAACCCTATAGTGGTTTAGATGAAAGCGGTTGTCAGTTATTGACGCAAATATTAGAAAATGAAGTAAATAATGGTAAATGTGTGATTGTTGTCAGTCATCAATTGGGATATATTCCAAGCCATTGGAAGCAGTTGTCAATAAAAGAAGGAGAGTTATGTTCTGGCTAGTCAAGAAGGAATATTTATATGACTTTCGCTATAAGATGAGAAGTTTAAATTTAATTTTTAATCCATTCTTTATGATGGCACCGTATGTTTTATTAGCTCAAAACTACGGAGCGGCCACAAGGGTATTAGGAAGTATGCTCCTATGGTCGTGGTTAGTGCAGCTAATCTATGGTATTTCTTATGGCATTGAGTCTTTAAAGATTGAGGGAGTACTAGGTATGATCTTGATGTCACCCATGCACTTTATCACCTATCAGTTTTTCTACTATATTTATTTAGTTCTTCGTCAATTATTGGTAACAGGAATAACCTTAGTGCTCACATGGCTGTTTCTTGGAATAACAGTTGATAATATAGTAAAGTTTTTAATTACTTTAATAATCGGTAGCGTAGGATTGTTTTGTTTTACGGTGGGATATTCTTCTTTTGTTTTAAAGTTTAAAAAGATGCAGGGCATAAATACAACTTTACAAAATGTCTTTGGATTTTTATCTGGGTATACGATTCCCATCACAAAGTTTCCTATTGCACTCCGATTTGTTTCCTATCTCATTCCATTAACATATGCCATTCATGTGATGGATATAGAGTATATGGCTAGTCCAATTTTGATTGGTTTATTTGTGTTAGTAAGTCTGGTATGGCTAATCATTGGAATTCTTTTTGTCAATAAGAATTTAAATGGCATGAAAATGAGAGGGGACTTTGAACAATGGTGAAAATATGGGCTATTGTAAAAGCGAACTTCTTGACACAATGGCGGTATCAAGTGAATTTTTGGCTTCAAACTTTATCTATCTTCGTGATTATCTTTCCTTCTTTAACATTAACTTTCAATGACAATAAAGCTATTTGGGGCTTTTCTTCCGGCATACAGTATTCTTTTTATTTATTAGTCGCTTTGAGTATTTGGAGTTTTGTGGAGTGCCTTTGGTCGTTTACATTCCAATTAAGGAGTGAAATGAAACAAGGTATCTATGATGAAAATCAATTGCTGCCGATAAGTATGAATAAGCGAATGATTATATGGTCAATTGATGGTATTGTAAGTGCCATTGTGTCTTTTCTTCCGTTATTTATGCTTAGTATTTTATATAGTTTTATTAAAATTAGTTTGCTGGATTTCTTGGCTAGTGTATTGATTATCTTAATTTCTGTCTTTTCAGGTTATTCATTAGGGGTGATATTGATGGGACTAATGTTAGTTTGGAAAGAATGTGATCAATTTGTTTCTTTTATTGGGAATATAGCTCCATTTATTTGTGGCATGTTAGTACCTTTGGTGAATATGCCCATTGGATTACGCTTGGCAGGACTTTGGATGCCTTTTACTTGGGGCTTAGATAGTATTCGCTGTTTACTATTTGGGTACGAAACTTTATTACCTATTCCTTACGAAATGGGAATATTGTTTGTTTTGACAGGTATGTACTATATTGTTTCTAAATTAATATTTGTTAAATTAAACCGTTTATCAAAAAAGAAGGGTGGAATCATTGGGTATTAGCAACTTTTCTATTTTAAATCATCGTTTTCTTAGCGACACATAATGGTGATGAAAATGTTACAATAAATAAAATCTTGTCTTTAACACTTTCAAGAGAGTAAAAGGTCGCAGAAGTCCTTTATTTAAAGGGTTTCAGTGACTTTTTATTTTTGTAGCTGATAGGCGTACATTATTTGCTTGGCACATTGTCAATTCACCTCAAAAAACAAAAATCATCATTATAATACTCTTCGTGTATTGATATAAATCTGCTCACATGTTTAACCACCTTTATCTAGTGAAACCCTATCCTTAAAAATGGTAAAATAAAATCATGAAAAAAATAGTAGCCAATGCCCCTCTCCAGCAACAACTTTATCACCGGTATTTCAAAGAAAAAAATGGTCTAGTCAGTGGTGTGCAAATCGCTCCACTTTCTTCTTACTTAAACCAAGATTTCCAAGACCCACTCATTTTTATGTGGTCTATCCAAGCGGAATTAAGGAAAGCGGATTTTTCTTTATTCCCAAGCTACGCAGGTATGCTACAATACCCTTCTTTTGTTCAAGAAGTGATTCACTTTGCGAAAGATTGCATTGCCTTTGGTATTCAAAAAAAAGACTTACCGGAAAATGACAAGCTTGAAAAAGAATTAAAAGAACTGATTGGTCTTGTTTTACAATCATCTTTATTGGATGCTTATCGTAATGCAATTGAACAAAATAAACAATTAGACCTTTCTTCTTTAGAAGTAAAAGATATTGTTTTAGAAGATGATTACCATAGTCACTTATTAAAAGGGAAACTACCTTCTAGGTCTTTTTTCCAAGAAACTATTTCTGATTTAAGAACCGCTTTAAATATTCGCCAAGAAATGGAAGTGATGGCACAAGAAATCTGTTCTTTTAAAGGAAGTGTCAATATCGTATTATCTCAATATTCTTCCCAATTTCCTATTTTAAAACAAGTCTTTCATCGTTATGGCATTCCTTTTTCCGCTTATCAACAAGAACAACCGAGCCTTGTCGGAAGGATTTTTAAAGATTTATTCTTAGTGGCTTACCAACAAGATGTGAAGGCTTTCTTAGATTTAATTGAAAATAATGCCTTTCATCATTCTTTAAGCAAAGACGAGCAAAATGTATTATCAAAATATCTTAGCAAGGTTGAACCGGAATCCCCCAAATTACCAATTCAAAGCATGGAAGAATTATGGTCCGATGAAGCGAAAGCTTATGCTCGCTATCAAGAGCGAATCAATGCTTTTTATCTTGCTATTCAAGAAAACCTTTCTACTCTTTTACAAGCCGGTACCATCGTTGATAAACTCAAACAAAGCTATGATGTTTTCATAACCCTACCCTTTCTTAAAAACCTTCAGGAACAAAAACTTGCCTCTTCATTGGAATCCTTCTTAAATCAAATTGGTGATCAAGTGGATGAAGACAACTTGCCATTCTTTTTGGAACTATTGGATCACTTCAAATCCTTTTGTTTACCAAGTGAAATTGGACCAATCATGGTAACGGATTTACGCCATCCTGTTTTACAGGCGGAACTTTCTTACATCATTGGTTTGAATAGTGATGCATATCCTAATATCCCTAATAAATCAGGTATTTTCAATGAGGATTATTACGCTCAACTTTCTTATCCAAGCTATGAAGAACGCTATGAAACTTACCTTTCACAATTAAGTTGGATCTTTCATTCCGGTAAACAAATTCACTTCTCCTATTCCCAAAAGGATTATGAAGGTAAAAAACTAGAAGCTTCTTATGCCATTCAAAGTTTATTCACAAAGAAAAGCCAAATCATCAAAGCCAAGGAATTACTACCAAGAAAAACCAATCAACATGAAGAAAACTTATCCCCTTCTTTTATGCAAGAATGGTTTACCCAAAACCCGGTGGTGAAAGGTTCCGTCAGTTCCATTGAAGAATGGTATCGTTGTCCTTATCAATACTTCTTAAGTCGTCTTTTAAAAATACAAGAACAAAGTTCTTTTGAACCCAATAGTTTATACCTCGGCATCATCACCCATGCTATTTTAGAAAAGGCTTTTAAGCAAAAAGGAAGTCATTATTATGAATTAAGCTTAGAAGATATCCAACATCAATTGACTCCTTATTTTGAGCTTTGGAAAGAGTTAGACAAATCCCATGTTGAAGACATTGATTTAATGGAAAATAAGTTAGCTTCTAACATTCACTTCTCTTTACAATACTTAAAAGGATATGAAGAAAAACATGATTTCATTAAGCCAATCGCCAGTGAGCAGGAGTTCCATATCAATCTTTTTGATGGTTTAGAGCTAATCGGTAAAATTGACCGTATTGACCAAGATCAACGTAACCAAGATTACTACCTATATGACTACAAATCTTCAGAACATAGGATTGATAAATACAAATACTTATCTGGTCAACAAATTCAACTCATGACTTATAAATTAGTTTTAGAAAAAGATGGAGATAAAAAAGTTCGGGCTACGTATTATTTCAGTCTTTCACCTCAGAAACAAAAATTAGACTATCTTCAATATAAATTTAATCGAAGAAGCGTGGAAAAAGAGGCAGAAGATGTTTACGAGGGTGATTTTCTTCGTCCTACATTCCTTCATAATCAATCTCTTAGTGGTTGGAAATTAGATGATGATTTTTCTGATTACAACAAGAATACACTCAATAGTAAAAGCTTTAAAATTACCAACGATGATTTCAATGAAGTCACTTTGCGTTTGTTAATGAACTTTTATGAACAACTCAAGAAAGGCACCATTGAAAGAAAACCTCAGGATTGTACATTCTGTTCCTATAAGAGAATTTGTTCCTATAGAAATGGAGCCACCGAAACACACATTCCTGATTCAGTGTCTGAATTATTAGAAAAGCAACAGGAGGACAAGCAATGACAACCATGGATCAACAACGTCTTGCCATTCAAGAAAGAAACACCAATGTGCTTGTGTCCGCTTCTGCCGGGGCTGGTAAAACATATATGTTAATAGAAAGATTAGCCCAACGAGTTGTTCAAGACCATGTGAGTTTAGAACAAATTCTAGCCGTTACCTTCACCAAAGCGGCGGCGGCGGAAATGAAATCCCGTTTAGCCAGTAAACTTCATCAATTAAGAGACATAAGTGATAGTGAAAAAGGATGGATTGACCGCCAATTAGCTATCTTATCCAAAGCCGAAATATCCACCATTGACTCTTTTTGTCTAAATTTAGTGAAACAATATTATTCCATCATTGGTTTAAACCCGGCTCGTTTAAAACAAACTTTATCCGGTGGTCAAGAAAAAGAATTACAACATTTGGCTTTTGAAAAAGCCTTCTCTACCTTTTATCAACAAAATCCATCTAAAGCACTAGAACTTTCCAGGCATTTTGAATTAAAACCTCTTTCCCATTCACAAACCTTAGAGAAATCTGTGCATACCATCAACGATAAAGCTAAGTCCAGTTCTGATTATCAAGCATGGATGAATCACGCCTTATCTTTTTATCCAAAACTAACTCATTTTTCAGATTTCCCTAGTGAATTACAGGATTATTTCTTTTCCTATTGGCAAGAACAACTCTCTTCCATACAATCCATTTTAGAACAAATGAAAGATTGCTTAATTAGTGAAAAATCAAGTAATACTTCAAAAAAAATCGCCGATCTTTTGCGGGTGGTTTGTGATTATCAAAAAGAGTTAGAAAATCGCGATTATTCTACCGTGATTCGAATGACAAAACAAATAGCGAAATACCAATTCCGTAAAAAAGAAATTAGTGAATTAAGTAAACAATTTACTGAAATTCGTAATGCCCTGGAAGATTCTTTAGTGGAAGAACAACGCTTAGCGAAAGAAGCCCCCTATCTTCATGATACAGCACAAAACTTATTGTCTTTATGCCAAGCAACGGAATTGAATTATCAACAACTCAAAGCCGAAAACAATGTTTTAGACTTTCATGATATGGCTTTATTTTCTTTAGAAATCCTAGCGAAAAACAATGGCTATTTAGCCAAAAAACTTCAAAGAAAATACGCTGAAATTATGGTGGATGAATTTCAAGATACCTCTGCGCTTCAAAATAAAATCTTAACTATGATTTCTAATGGTCATAATCTTTTCCGGGTGGGGGATTTAAAGCAATCTATCTATGGATTTCGCAATGCGAAGCCGGAATTAATGGCTAGCCTTATGCAAGCTAATGAAGACAAAGTTTATCACTTAGAACATAACTATCGCTCAAAAGACCATATTGTTCAATTCACCAATGCCCTTTTTGGAAGCTTGATGAATTACGAAAATAGTTCTGTCCCTTATGCCGAAGAGGATCAGGTAACCATTGGCAATAGAGTCAAACAAGAAGACAACGATAAAGAATCCTCTGTTGTCAACATCATTCAAATCAATTCCAAAGACAAATTTCTCAGTGCCGCTTGGATTGGTCAAGAAATCCTTCATTTATTGGAAAAAGGGTATTCGTTTAAGGATATTTGTATATTAACACCAAGTCATTCGGACAAAGCTCAACTTCGTAAAGCCTTTGATGAAGTTCATATTCCGTACTCCATTGATGAGAAACAGGGATTTTTCAAATCCTCTGTTGTGCAAACCATAATGAGTTTTGTTCAATATTTCTGCAATGAACACGATGCTATCCATTTATTTGCGCTTTTACAATCTTCTCTATTTGAAGTTCAGGATATAGAATTTGCGGAAAGTCGTTTATCCTACAACCGAGAAACAACTACTTCTAGTTTCAATCAATATTTCTTAGACACACATATTGCTATCCAAAATCGTTTAGAAGCTCTAAAGAAACTCTTTCTTCAAGAAGGAAGCCTGGTTTTCTTACAAGCTCTTTCTACGGAAAATGATTTCTATCAGCGCCTTTCCGCTCAACAAAAAACAAATTTTGATTATTTATTGGATAAGATTGTTCAAGAAGAAGTGCTTGCACCTTATGATTTTTTACATTGGTTAGAAAGAAGTGAAGAAGAATATTCCACTGAATCCAACGCTCATTTGGAAGAAGAAAATCTCGTCAAAGTAGAAACAATCCATCATTCCAAGGGACTTCAATACAAAGTGGTTTTCTTATACAAATGTGATCAAAATCATTCCGGCAACGGTCCTGTCGAGGTTTCTAGTCAATATGGTATTGGTTTGGACTACCATGAATACGACTATTACAGCTATCATCCTTCTTTAGTGAAACGAATGATTCAACAAGATAATCACCGTAAAGCTGGAGAGGAGTTCTTACGGTTATCCTATGTGGCAGTTACACGAGCAGAAGAAAGGCTGTATTTAGTCGCTCCACTATCCAAAAAAGAAGGCTCTTTAACAAGAAACTTCATTCTAAATCACTGTAATTTAGGAACATTGGTTCAAGCGGCTTTAAGCCAACTACCTCCTTCTTTATATAAATGTCAAGAAATTAAAGAACTAGGCAATAGACAAGAATACACCTCTTCACAAGACTATCCTTTTGTACAAAAATTACCCTCTTATCCCGAAAATCTTTTTTCTATTGCAAAACAAGATTCTCCAAGCCATCATGCAATGCAATTAAAGCCACTTAACTTTAAGAAAAAGAATAAGACCGGTCAATCCTTTGGAACTAAAGTTCACGCTTATCTGGAAACGCTGCCAAATCATCCTGTTAAACTGGATGAAATCGATCATGAGTTACCACTCTTTACTAGAGAAAGTATTCTTTTCTACCAGAATAGTGATTGGATTCAAAGTCTTCTAAAAACCATGAAAATTCAGCGTGAGCTTCCTTATTACTATGAAGAAGATGGTCAATCGTATCATGGTATTATCGACTTTATCGCAACAAATGAACAAAAAGCCATCATCATCGACTACAAAACCGACCATTTAGAAAACGAACAAGCCTTTATCCAACGCTACCAAGCTCAGCTAAAACAATATCGCATGGCATTTGAAAATCGCTATCCAGACTTAGAGACTTGGATTTATTCTCTACATTTAAAGAAATTTATTTGTGTAAAGAAATAGACTAAGTATTGACTTCATAATTAAGCATAACCACAGATGAAAAGCACAACTGATTTCACCGGTTGTGCTTGGTATCACTGATTATTACATTTTTTATTTTGGCAATTTGAAATTTTATAGGGTCTAGTTGTATAAAATTAAAAACTCCTTTTTAGAATGAGATTGAATCTTATTCTGAAAGGAGGTTTTTTATTTATGATTAACGATTCAATCAGTTCTATCATCGCTCTTAAGGATGATGAAGTAGAATACTGTAAAGAGGTAATATCTAAAAAGAATAATAAAGATGTACACACCTTCTATGTACGCTTAGTAAACCACGGAGGTAGATGCCCTTATGATACTAAGTTTAGATAACGGGTATACATCCTACTCACCGGATAAACTAACTAACAAGGTTAAGAAATCAAGTAATCACATAAAAAGGAAATGATAAATCACTCCATCATTTCCTTAACTTTAGGTAAAACCCTACGTTTTTTCAAAGGGTTTTCCTACAAAATTTCAAAGGTTTTTCCAATCAATCCTACGAAATTTCAAATTACCTTAACAAGGTAGCATACAAAAGATTCTCTCTTACTTTTTTGGTCTCACATCATTCACAAATGTACAATATTCAATTCAGTCACAAAGTAGATAATTTACTTGTGTAAATCATCTTTAATTGTGATATGCAACATAAGCCTACAATAGCGATACTTAAACGGCACATAACGGTTACATTATTTATATTCTTAGTTTCTTTAAATGTTGCATAAAATAACGGAACCCAAAAAATTAAATTTCCGATTAAATTAAGCCCTATCTTATATTTCCAATCTAATTTAAGAAATAGTTCTATAAAAATAATTGCCAAGCCTAAAATACAAGTAAAGTTATTTCCATATACACAAACAATACCGTCATATGGCTTTATACCGTAAACATCAACCCATGTAAAAAATAATGTGGATAATGGTATTACTCGAAGCAAAAAGTTTATGATATTTTTTTTAGTTACGAATTCTACCATATCTGCCACCAGCCAGAGTTTACATTGTTATATACCACTTGACTGACCCCAGATGCTTCTAGTATTTGTGAAACAAAGTTTGCACAATCTCCACGATGGAAATAATGATATGCAGATGTGTTTGGACTAGTAGCATGAGCATGTGCATAAGATATGGCAGGGACAACATTTATAGCCGCTCTTGACTCTAAATTATTTTTTTCTTCAATTATTCTATCAGATTCAGCAGTATAATCTTCATATGCACTTGATTTTCCAAAATATTCCTTTGAAAAATGAGATTTATATGGTAGGTTACTAGCGATGACTTCACTTACTATTTTTTCTTCTCCATTGTCTATAACCCTTGATGATAAATCTAAAGAAGAAATTTTGACTATTTTATCATTTTTAAATTTGTTTTCATAAATATCAAAGAAAGCTCTCAAAAAACGATATTCATAATCCGCTTCCGAAATGCCCAAAGCATCTCCCGCATCATCAATAATCGAATATAGACCGCCGTAATAATCCTGCCAATTGGATTCTGATA comes from the Bulleidia sp. zg-1006 genome and includes:
- a CDS encoding ABC transporter permease, with amino-acid sequence MFWLVKKEYLYDFRYKMRSLNLIFNPFFMMAPYVLLAQNYGAATRVLGSMLLWSWLVQLIYGISYGIESLKIEGVLGMILMSPMHFITYQFFYYIYLVLRQLLVTGITLVLTWLFLGITVDNIVKFLITLIIGSVGLFCFTVGYSSFVLKFKKMQGINTTLQNVFGFLSGYTIPITKFPIALRFVSYLIPLTYAIHVMDIEYMASPILIGLFVLVSLVWLIIGILFVNKNLNGMKMRGDFEQW
- a CDS encoding helix-turn-helix transcriptional regulator, with protein sequence MKLEKTQVFVIIKQDKKVREDSMNISYEPLWNLLKSRNMKKKDLLEKASLTSNCIANMGKNEYISLKNIAKICLALDCKVEDVLCVINEEKYEKFTI
- a CDS encoding ABC transporter permease; the protein is MVKIWAIVKANFLTQWRYQVNFWLQTLSIFVIIFPSLTLTFNDNKAIWGFSSGIQYSFYLLVALSIWSFVECLWSFTFQLRSEMKQGIYDENQLLPISMNKRMIIWSIDGIVSAIVSFLPLFMLSILYSFIKISLLDFLASVLIILISVFSGYSLGVILMGLMLVWKECDQFVSFIGNIAPFICGMLVPLVNMPIGLRLAGLWMPFTWGLDSIRCLLFGYETLLPIPYEMGILFVLTGMYYIVSKLIFVKLNRLSKKKGGIIGY
- a CDS encoding SPASM domain-containing protein, with protein sequence MITFLLEEFPSEIKTGRMIFNVGRECHPVFKSKYTNENILEEKEYAKVVYDAIDFLIENNCEINQLKPSPICMRLSENDIMVSPDGSLYKCISGLGMDKFKLISKDDFLEKPYMYTLMQSQWCEKDVDMECENCPYLFLCNGGCSYNAFIQGTKKECNKEYLSASIDRLILAMGNYLERKGELVEWNM
- a CDS encoding ABC transporter ATP-binding protein, with amino-acid sequence MEYVKLERCSKRFDNQPVLKEISYSFFTGGYCISGENGSGKSTLLKMMMGLILPDTGQVTVITEKSDHLSTTVKSQIGYMFASERTLYYKLTARENLEMMGSIYGMKAEKLKERVGEVLKLVELEDNKKYIETYSTGMKKRLMLARAILHNPKVLFLDEPYSGLDESGCQLLTQILENEVNNGKCVIVVSHQLGYIPSHWKQLSIKEGELCSG
- a CDS encoding glutaredoxin domain-containing protein; the protein is MFKIYGSEMCSDCVACKENFDYYGVKYEFLDINTSLKTLKEFLILRDKEAVFDHLKAIHDIGLPALVREDGTVFTDWEAYLQEMGKEVIWSHRSESCSLDHKGC
- a CDS encoding PD-(D/E)XK nuclease family protein — translated: MKKIVANAPLQQQLYHRYFKEKNGLVSGVQIAPLSSYLNQDFQDPLIFMWSIQAELRKADFSLFPSYAGMLQYPSFVQEVIHFAKDCIAFGIQKKDLPENDKLEKELKELIGLVLQSSLLDAYRNAIEQNKQLDLSSLEVKDIVLEDDYHSHLLKGKLPSRSFFQETISDLRTALNIRQEMEVMAQEICSFKGSVNIVLSQYSSQFPILKQVFHRYGIPFSAYQQEQPSLVGRIFKDLFLVAYQQDVKAFLDLIENNAFHHSLSKDEQNVLSKYLSKVEPESPKLPIQSMEELWSDEAKAYARYQERINAFYLAIQENLSTLLQAGTIVDKLKQSYDVFITLPFLKNLQEQKLASSLESFLNQIGDQVDEDNLPFFLELLDHFKSFCLPSEIGPIMVTDLRHPVLQAELSYIIGLNSDAYPNIPNKSGIFNEDYYAQLSYPSYEERYETYLSQLSWIFHSGKQIHFSYSQKDYEGKKLEASYAIQSLFTKKSQIIKAKELLPRKTNQHEENLSPSFMQEWFTQNPVVKGSVSSIEEWYRCPYQYFLSRLLKIQEQSSFEPNSLYLGIITHAILEKAFKQKGSHYYELSLEDIQHQLTPYFELWKELDKSHVEDIDLMENKLASNIHFSLQYLKGYEEKHDFIKPIASEQEFHINLFDGLELIGKIDRIDQDQRNQDYYLYDYKSSEHRIDKYKYLSGQQIQLMTYKLVLEKDGDKKVRATYYFSLSPQKQKLDYLQYKFNRRSVEKEAEDVYEGDFLRPTFLHNQSLSGWKLDDDFSDYNKNTLNSKSFKITNDDFNEVTLRLLMNFYEQLKKGTIERKPQDCTFCSYKRICSYRNGATETHIPDSVSELLEKQQEDKQ
- a CDS encoding radical SAM protein, with amino-acid sequence MTDASSYKCNLRCVYCMQQNTFKDVKEISVKERVDIWQNLIEASGLQSATIVLFGGEPFLNLNYVNNLLTEATNRNLPIDYYSAVTNGVNLDANSIELLTKFPFSKYR